The following are encoded together in the Mumia sp. Pv4-285 genome:
- a CDS encoding SDR family NAD(P)-dependent oxidoreductase, with translation MRSSASVAGRRILITGAARGIGATLAVRLASRGAHVALVGLEGDALAETASRCGDAPWAVCDVADRASLDRAVTEVVAILGGLDVVVANAGVVAQLPLIGGDPAVWDRTIAVNLTGAYDTVRLAAPYVAHRSGYVLLVSSIAGAVHPPLLGAYAASKAGVEALGDSLRPELTTSGARVGIAYFGEIDTEMTAEGFSTKAARVLNVGPLTRAAPVESAAAALEHGIEHRSRVVVAPRWVRPAVPFRTQAQRVVELALRRRAPRAVALARTEHPGLTTPAPRESQSDGRDRP, from the coding sequence TCGGCGCGACGCTCGCGGTCCGGCTCGCCTCCAGGGGCGCGCACGTGGCGCTCGTCGGGCTCGAGGGCGACGCGCTGGCAGAGACCGCGAGCCGGTGCGGCGACGCGCCGTGGGCGGTCTGCGACGTGGCCGACCGAGCGTCGCTCGACCGTGCGGTCACCGAGGTGGTCGCGATCCTGGGCGGCCTGGACGTCGTGGTGGCCAACGCCGGCGTGGTGGCCCAGCTGCCCCTGATCGGCGGTGACCCCGCGGTCTGGGACCGCACGATCGCGGTCAACCTCACGGGCGCGTACGACACCGTCCGCCTCGCCGCCCCGTACGTCGCCCACCGCTCCGGCTACGTCCTCCTCGTGTCCTCGATCGCCGGAGCCGTGCATCCGCCGCTGCTCGGCGCCTACGCAGCGTCCAAGGCGGGCGTCGAGGCTCTCGGCGACTCCCTGCGTCCCGAGCTGACGACGAGCGGAGCGCGCGTCGGCATCGCCTACTTCGGCGAGATCGACACCGAGATGACGGCCGAGGGCTTCTCGACGAAGGCAGCACGCGTCCTCAACGTCGGTCCGCTCACGCGTGCTGCTCCGGTCGAGAGCGCCGCGGCTGCGCTCGAGCACGGCATCGAGCACCGGTCACGCGTCGTCGTCGCGCCCCGCTGGGTCCGGCCCGCGGTCCCCTTCCGCACCCAGGCGCAACGGGTCGTCGAGCTCGCGCTGCGGCGACGGGCGCCGCGAGCCGTGGCGCTCGCCCGGACGGAGCATCCCGGCCTGACCACTCCCGCACCGCGGGAGAGTCAGAGTGACGGCCGCGATCGACCGTAG